The Gemmatimonas phototrophica region GGCATGTCCTCCGCCGAGGCACTGGCCCCCGCGCAGCGCTGCCTCATGGCGTGTCATGCGTCGCAGTGTGGGTTCTGCACGCCGGGGTTCGCGCTGACCATGACCGCCGCACTCGAACACAGTGGGAAACCGGTGGACTGGCGAGCGGCGCTCGCGGGGAACGTGTGTCGGTGTACCGGCTACAGCGCCATTCTTGAGGCGGCCGAACAGGCCGAATCCCTGGTCCAGTCGGAAGGCAGTGACCACTGGCTCAACACACGCTTCCCGCCGGAACGCTGGCAGTCGAAAGCCCGGGAGTTGTACCACCAGACGCTCAGCGTTCCCGGCCACGACGGAGGCAGTGCACGCACACCAGCGCTCTATCGCCCGTCGTCGGTTGACGAGGCGCTGGCCTGGCTGGCGCACGAACCGCACGCGCAAATTGTGGCTGGCGCCACGGACCTTGGCGTCGAGGGGCTTGATGCCACTCGGCCAGTGTTGTGCATTGAGCACCTCACCGGGCTGGCCGAATGGTCGGTGACGTCGCACCCCGACGTGTCCAATCACGAGACGGTGCGGCAGACGCTGATGCTGGGCGCACTCGTCCGGTGGCAGGAGTTGCCAGCAATTTTTTCGCGGACCGCGGGCGTTCACGCCGCGTCGCTGTCGGCACTGGTCGCGCGCGTTGGCGGACCACAGATACGGGCTGCCGGAACCGTGGGAGGGAACATCATGACCGCCTCCCCCATTGGCGACCTCTTGCCGTTGCTCCTGGTGCTGGAGGCACGCGTGGAGCTGCGCAGCGCACGCGAAACGCGAGTCGTGCCGTTGCGTGAGTTTGGCCGTGGCTACCGCGCCACCATGCGCCGGTCGGATGAGTTGCTTACGCGGGTGTTCGTGACGCTCCCGCAAGCCGACGAGCAGGTGCGTCTCGAAAAGGTCTCGCGGCGCTACGAGGTGGATATCGCCACGGTCTCTCTCGCCGCGCGGTGGCGCGACGATCACGGCATCCTGCGCGATGTGCAGCTTGCGGCAGGTGGTATGGGACCAGCCGCCGGGCGACTGGTTCACACGGAAGCGGTCCTGAACGGGGCCACCAACGTGGCCGACAGCTGGGCCACCGCAGCCGCCACCTGTGCGCAGGATGTCACGCCGCGCAACGACGTGCGAGGCTCTGCGTCGTATCGCTCGCTGGTGCTGCAAACGCTCATCGCCCACCTGTCGCGTTCACCAGGGGGCGCCGCATGAGTGGCGTTGGGCAGTCGCTCCCCCACGAATCGGCGGAAGGGCACGCCACCGGACGCGCGTCGTTCATTGATGACATTCCGCGTCGCCAGGACGAGCTCCTGGTGGGGCTGGTGACGAGTCCCGTGGCCTGTGCGCGGCTGGTGCGCGTTGAGAGCACCGCAGCGCGTGCCATTCCTGGGGTGATCGCCATTCTCACCGCACAGGATATTCCCGGGGCCACGCATTTTGGTCCGCTCGTGCAGGATGAGCCGATTCTGGCGTTGGACACCGTACGCTACATCGGGCAGCCCGTCGCCATCATTGCGGCCGAATCGGCAACGGCACTCCAGGCGGCCCGCGCCATGGTGCAGTTGGAGTTCGACACCATCGCCCCACCGGTCCTCAGCATCGAGGAGGCCATTGCGGCCAACCGGTTTCTCACCGAACCGCACGTCATTGCCCGCGGCAATGTCGAAGCGGCGCTGGCGAAGGCCCCCATCGTACGTCGCGGGGTGTTTCAGTGTCTGGGGCAGGAACACCTGTATT contains the following coding sequences:
- a CDS encoding FAD binding domain-containing protein, with the protein product MSNAQVMVWLNGESRVVEGPEALLPVSSWLRTVLHLNGTKVACGTGDCGACTVLVATPASEVDATVRWHPLNSCVRFVFQLHGCHVVTIEGMSSAEALAPAQRCLMACHASQCGFCTPGFALTMTAALEHSGKPVDWRAALAGNVCRCTGYSAILEAAEQAESLVQSEGSDHWLNTRFPPERWQSKARELYHQTLSVPGHDGGSARTPALYRPSSVDEALAWLAHEPHAQIVAGATDLGVEGLDATRPVLCIEHLTGLAEWSVTSHPDVSNHETVRQTLMLGALVRWQELPAIFSRTAGVHAASLSALVARVGGPQIRAAGTVGGNIMTASPIGDLLPLLLVLEARVELRSARETRVVPLREFGRGYRATMRRSDELLTRVFVTLPQADEQVRLEKVSRRYEVDIATVSLAARWRDDHGILRDVQLAAGGMGPAAGRLVHTEAVLNGATNVADSWATAAATCAQDVTPRNDVRGSASYRSLVLQTLIAHLSRSPGGAA